In Deltaproteobacteria bacterium, a single window of DNA contains:
- a CDS encoding ATP-dependent helicase, translated as MSLTPSQTLAVRTIDRPLAVVAGAGSGKTLVLAERYRWLIEEAKVPVHRILAFTFTEKAAREIRERILNRKIIRPEDEGFLQIGTVHSFLSGLLRRYGSLLGLDPAFTILDEASARAERDVRIKSHLIGRLREKNPAVVEANERFGFWRLNQICQKLFQRTDLMVDPESFPSGDDEDIRLFKDAADLFHQWLDDKIKSASLTFDDLEILSFRLLKEHPEAADKIRRRFFHILVDEFQDTSPLQARIIEALVGPGMNTLGVKTLGVKTLFVVGDPGQSIYRFRRVETSIFKNRAEQIKKEGGQIVQLDESFRVPPRLAKIVNKVFIPLFNEEGVSTLYRPLVSVHHQTTGALKIVVAPEERLSIDRLRRLEAKWIAQNLKERNLSPKDRDSTALLFRASQPMLIYREELEKAGIPVQVTRTHNLLVEPEIRDLLHLLSYLAGDRNPIVRTALLRSSFFNLSEAFIERYSRGGSTDFTEPYTPDFFTAADDRHRWEHLRQLTARWEKLSRAIPPSRLFRIVVDDLGLATGGDSTQRLYVEQWLSLVDDIERAGPADLARLEETFSALRSVERGIEAFDPKNAPGCVKLMTIHSAKGREFDRVFLPQLYGGGRSDSADFLLDAEKRTGTVSLAFRKKSPEPVRGLKMELSESPLFRELKEV; from the coding sequence ATGTCCTTAACGCCCAGCCAGACCCTGGCCGTCCGGACGATTGACCGCCCTTTGGCGGTTGTGGCGGGGGCCGGTTCGGGCAAGACCCTTGTTTTGGCGGAGCGATATCGTTGGCTCATCGAAGAGGCGAAAGTCCCCGTCCACCGGATTTTGGCCTTCACCTTTACCGAAAAGGCGGCGCGGGAAATCAGGGAACGGATCCTTAACCGCAAAATCATCCGGCCGGAGGACGAAGGGTTCCTGCAAATCGGCACCGTCCACTCTTTTTTGAGCGGTCTTCTGCGAAGATATGGCTCCCTTCTGGGGCTTGATCCCGCGTTTACCATTCTTGATGAGGCAAGCGCCCGGGCAGAGCGCGACGTCCGGATCAAATCACATTTGATCGGCCGATTGAGGGAAAAAAATCCGGCCGTCGTGGAGGCCAACGAACGGTTCGGCTTTTGGCGGCTCAACCAAATCTGCCAAAAACTCTTCCAGCGAACCGATCTCATGGTTGATCCGGAATCGTTCCCGTCCGGCGACGATGAGGACATCCGCCTCTTTAAAGACGCCGCTGATCTTTTCCATCAATGGCTGGATGACAAAATAAAATCGGCCTCTCTCACCTTTGACGACCTCGAAATCCTCTCGTTTAGGCTGTTGAAGGAACACCCCGAGGCGGCGGACAAAATACGGCGGCGGTTTTTTCACATCCTGGTGGACGAATTTCAGGACACAAGCCCCCTGCAGGCGCGGATTATCGAGGCCCTTGTCGGACCGGGGATGAACACCCTCGGGGTGAAAACCCTCGGGGTGAAAACCCTTTTTGTCGTCGGCGACCCCGGGCAGTCGATCTACCGTTTTCGACGCGTGGAGACCTCTATTTTTAAAAACAGGGCGGAACAGATTAAAAAGGAGGGGGGGCAAATCGTCCAGCTGGACGAAAGTTTCCGCGTCCCCCCGCGGCTGGCTAAAATCGTCAACAAAGTTTTTATCCCGCTCTTCAACGAAGAGGGGGTTTCCACGCTCTATCGCCCTCTCGTTTCCGTTCATCATCAGACAACCGGTGCATTGAAGATCGTTGTTGCCCCGGAAGAGAGGCTTTCCATCGACAGGCTTCGCAGGCTGGAGGCGAAATGGATCGCCCAAAATTTAAAGGAGCGGAATCTCTCCCCAAAAGATCGTGACTCCACCGCCCTTTTGTTCCGCGCCTCCCAGCCGATGCTCATCTACCGGGAGGAGCTGGAAAAGGCGGGCATCCCCGTGCAGGTGACAAGGACGCACAATCTGCTTGTGGAACCGGAAATCCGCGATCTTTTGCATCTCCTTTCTTATCTGGCGGGCGACAGGAACCCGATCGTCCGGACGGCGCTTCTTCGTTCCTCTTTTTTCAACCTCTCCGAGGCATTTATCGAACGGTATTCGCGGGGCGGATCCACCGATTTCACGGAACCCTACACGCCCGATTTTTTCACCGCCGCAGACGACCGGCATCGGTGGGAGCATTTGAGGCAATTGACGGCCCGCTGGGAGAAATTAAGTCGGGCGATCCCTCCCTCGCGTCTGTTCCGGATTGTCGTGGACGATCTGGGCCTCGCAACCGGCGGAGATTCCACACAGCGGCTCTATGTGGAACAGTGGCTCTCGCTGGTGGACGATATCGAACGCGCGGGCCCGGCCGATTTGGCGCGCCTCGAAGAGACCTTCTCGGCCCTCCGAAGCGTGGAAAGGGGAATTGAGGCCTTTGACCCAAAGAACGCCCCCGGATGCGTCAAGCTGATGACCATTCATTCGGCCAAGGGGCGCGAATTCGACCGCGTGTTTCTGCCGCAGTTGTACGGGGGAGGGAGAAGCGACTCTGCCGATTTTTTGTTGGATGCGGAAAAAAGGACCGGGACGGTGTCCCTTGCCTTTCGGAAAAAATCGCCGGAACCGGTCCGGGGCCTGAAAATGGAATTAAGCGAATCCCCCCTCTTCCGTGAACTGAAGGAAGTG
- a CDS encoding PIN domain-containing protein, protein MSRIIIDSDILIDSLRRKPSARKLLIDIGIQHEAFCSAISIGEVIAGMKMSEREETYKLLSSLRVIPVSFEIAERAGELKAEHKSHSLQLDDCLIAATSLLEGDFLCTHNKKHYPMREIRFFD, encoded by the coding sequence ATGAGCCGTATCATCATCGATTCCGATATTCTCATCGATTCGCTCCGTCGCAAACCTTCGGCCAGAAAGCTTCTTATTGATATCGGCATCCAGCACGAGGCCTTTTGTTCCGCGATCAGCATTGGGGAAGTTATCGCGGGCATGAAAATGTCGGAGCGGGAAGAAACCTACAAACTCCTGTCGAGCCTGAGGGTTATTCCTGTCTCGTTTGAAATAGCCGAACGGGCCGGAGAGTTGAAAGCGGAACATAAATCGCATTCCCTGCAACTGGACGATTGCCTCATCGCCGCAACCTCTCTTCTGGAGGGGGATTTTTTGTGTACGCACAATAAAAAACATTATCCCATGCGCGAGATTCGGTTTTTCGATTAA
- a CDS encoding Mrp/NBP35 family ATP-binding protein: MMNTNTAIIAVASGKGGVGKSTVAANLSLALSKVGRKVGLLDADIYGPSQHIMLGLRDATPAMGEDRKILPLETHGIKIISFGFFVKPDEAVVWRGPMIAKMLQQFVSDVNWGELDYLIVDLPPGTGDVQLTLSQILSVTGAVIVTTPQDIALADAVKGVSMFQKVNVDIIGIVENMSFFECPECRHETPVFDRDGGKKKAQELNVPFLGALPLELETRLAGDEGTPIVVKEPKSRQAGRFFEIAALVEAEVQRIRLKGPAIPAVPHPPSAASGTQFEV; encoded by the coding sequence ATGATGAACACGAATACCGCCATCATCGCCGTCGCCTCCGGCAAGGGGGGGGTCGGCAAATCCACCGTCGCCGCGAATTTGAGCCTCGCCCTGTCCAAAGTGGGGCGCAAGGTGGGGCTTTTGGACGCCGACATCTACGGCCCCAGCCAGCACATCATGCTGGGCTTGAGAGACGCCACCCCCGCGATGGGGGAGGACCGGAAAATCCTTCCGCTGGAGACACACGGCATCAAGATCATCAGTTTCGGTTTTTTCGTGAAGCCGGACGAGGCGGTTGTCTGGCGCGGCCCGATGATCGCCAAGATGCTTCAGCAGTTTGTCAGTGACGTGAATTGGGGAGAGCTCGATTATCTGATCGTCGATCTCCCCCCCGGCACCGGCGATGTGCAGTTGACGTTAAGCCAGATCCTTTCCGTCACCGGCGCCGTGATTGTCACAACGCCGCAGGATATTGCACTCGCGGATGCCGTGAAGGGGGTCAGCATGTTCCAAAAGGTGAACGTGGACATCATCGGCATCGTGGAAAACATGAGTTTCTTTGAATGTCCCGAATGCCGGCACGAAACGCCCGTTTTTGACCGCGACGGCGGAAAGAAGAAGGCGCAAGAACTGAACGTCCCGTTTCTGGGGGCCCTCCCCCTCGAGCTGGAAACCCGTTTGGCCGGCGACGAGGGGACGCCCATTGTCGTCAAAGAGCCGAAATCGCGTCAGGCCGGACGCTTTTTCGAAATTGCCGCCCTGGTTGAAGCAGAAGTGCAAAGAATCCGGCTCAAAGGCCCCGCAATTCCCGCTGTTCCTCATCCCCCTTCTGCGGCCTCCGGAACGCAATTCGAGGTGTGA
- a CDS encoding IscS subfamily cysteine desulfurase translates to MKPIYLDNHATTPVDPEVFRAMEPYFCEKFGNSASKSHAYGWKACEAVQIARESIAKNIGAESPKTIIFTSGATETNNMVIKGIARTSKKKPVHIITQATEHKCILESCREIEQEGHEVTYLGVDHDGLVDPDDVKKAIRPNTLLCSVMYANNEIGVIQPIAEISKICHEKGIWLHSDAVQAVGKIPVDMKKDGIDLLSISAHKMYGPKGIGALYIARTNPPIRLSPLIHGGGHENGLRAGTLNVPAILGLAKALEICTAKMPEESKRLKGLRDYFVREITRRIDHTFLNGHPTRRLPHNANVSFAYVKDTDLIMALPELAVATGSACASDSTEPSYVLRALGVGEDRADSSIRFGLGRFTTKEEIDVALECIVKAVEKLRGRSLKYEMRK, encoded by the coding sequence ATGAAACCGATCTACCTCGACAACCACGCCACAACCCCCGTAGACCCCGAAGTTTTTCGCGCCATGGAACCCTACTTTTGCGAAAAATTCGGAAATTCTGCGAGCAAAAGCCACGCCTACGGCTGGAAAGCCTGCGAGGCGGTCCAGATCGCCCGCGAGTCGATCGCCAAAAATATCGGCGCCGAGTCCCCCAAAACCATCATCTTCACCAGCGGCGCCACCGAAACCAACAACATGGTCATCAAGGGAATCGCACGCACGTCAAAAAAGAAGCCGGTACACATCATTACACAGGCCACCGAACATAAATGCATCCTCGAATCGTGTAGAGAGATCGAGCAAGAGGGGCACGAAGTGACTTATCTGGGCGTCGATCACGACGGTTTGGTGGACCCGGATGACGTTAAAAAAGCGATCCGCCCCAACACCCTCCTCTGCTCCGTTATGTATGCCAACAATGAAATCGGAGTGATTCAACCGATCGCGGAAATTTCAAAAATCTGTCATGAAAAAGGGATATGGCTCCACTCCGACGCGGTGCAGGCGGTGGGAAAAATTCCGGTGGATATGAAAAAAGACGGCATCGATCTCTTGAGCATCTCGGCTCACAAAATGTACGGCCCCAAGGGGATCGGCGCCCTCTACATCGCAAGAACCAATCCTCCCATTCGTTTGAGTCCGCTGATCCACGGTGGCGGCCACGAAAACGGACTGCGCGCCGGGACATTGAATGTGCCGGCCATTTTGGGTTTGGCCAAGGCGCTGGAAATCTGTACGGCAAAAATGCCGGAGGAATCAAAACGATTGAAAGGACTGCGTGACTATTTTGTCCGGGAAATCACACGCCGGATCGACCACACTTTTTTAAACGGCCACCCGACGAGGCGCCTGCCGCACAACGCCAATGTCAGCTTTGCCTATGTCAAAGACACCGATCTGATTATGGCCCTTCCGGAACTGGCGGTGGCCACGGGGAGCGCCTGCGCGTCGGACTCCACGGAACCCTCGTACGTCCTTCGGGCCCTGGGGGTCGGCGAAGACCGCGCCGACTCCTCCATCCGTTTCGGATTGGGACGTTTTACGACGAAGGAAGAAATTGACGTTGCTCTCGAATGCATCGTAAAAGCGGTGGAGAAATTGCGCGGCCGGTCGCTGAAATATGAAATGAGAAAATGA
- a CDS encoding SUF system Fe-S cluster assembly protein, which produces MSEELKQKIIDVLKTIFDPEIPVNIYALGLVYNIDVKEDGFVQIRMTLTSPSCPVAGSLPPEVESKIKAIPGVSHCAVELVWDPPWDKEMMSEEAKLQLNIE; this is translated from the coding sequence ATGAGCGAAGAATTAAAACAAAAAATCATTGATGTCCTCAAAACCATTTTCGACCCCGAAATTCCCGTAAATATCTACGCGCTGGGACTGGTATACAATATCGACGTCAAGGAGGACGGTTTTGTCCAGATCCGGATGACGCTGACCTCCCCTTCGTGTCCGGTTGCGGGGTCGCTCCCCCCCGAAGTGGAATCGAAAATAAAGGCAATCCCCGGCGTCTCCCATTGCGCCGTGGAACTGGTCTGGGACCCGCCATGGGATAAAGAGATGATGTCGGAAGAGGCGAAGTTGCAGTTGAATATTGAGTAA
- a CDS encoding SUF system NifU family Fe-S cluster assembly protein: MSELNELNDLYREVILDHARHPRNKGALPSADRKAEGYNPLCGDRVILTVKLDSGVIADVRFEGSGCAISTASASILTETLKGKTEAEFSGLFDKFHTLVTSGGEAPATASEWGKLAVFEGVREFPMRVKCATLSWHTLKAALENKQEPVTTEE; the protein is encoded by the coding sequence ATGTCCGAACTCAACGAATTAAACGACCTCTACCGCGAGGTAATTCTCGACCATGCAAGGCATCCCCGCAACAAAGGGGCCCTGCCGTCCGCCGACCGGAAGGCGGAGGGTTACAACCCTTTGTGCGGCGACCGTGTGATTCTTACCGTAAAACTGGACAGCGGCGTGATCGCCGATGTCCGTTTTGAGGGATCGGGTTGCGCCATCTCGACGGCATCGGCCTCGATTCTGACGGAGACGCTTAAAGGAAAAACAGAGGCGGAATTTTCAGGGCTGTTCGACAAGTTTCACACCCTTGTCACCTCCGGTGGGGAAGCGCCGGCTACTGCATCGGAGTGGGGGAAACTGGCCGTCTTTGAGGGGGTCCGCGAATTTCCGATGCGCGTCAAATGCGCCACCCTCTCGTGGCACACGCTGAAGGCGGCGCTGGAAAATAAACAGGAACCGGTCACAACGGAGGAGTGA
- a CDS encoding cysteine desulfurase has translation MRRDFPVLQQQVYGKPLVYLDNAATSQAPQAVIDAMNRFYLEYRSNVHRGVYHLSERATEAYEGTRVKVRKFLNVASDREIVFTRGATESINLVAHSYGRKFLREGDEIVISHMEHHSNIVPWQLVCGMTGAVLKVIPINDRGELIWEEFEKLLGPKTRFVSIVHVSNSLGTINPVKRIIDRAHEIGAKVLLDGAQAVSHMRVDAQKLDCDFFAFSGHKLFGATGTGVLYGKSELLNAMPPYQGGGDMIKLVTFEKTTWNDLPLKFEAGTPNIAGFIGLGAAIDYLEELDFEAAIRHERELLVYGTKVLSTIPRLKLIGTAENKTGIFSFVLENIHPHDVATILDREGIAIRAGHHCTQPVMQRFNIPATSRASLAFYNTKEEIDALARGIYKVLEIFK, from the coding sequence ATCCGCCGGGATTTCCCCGTTCTCCAGCAACAGGTGTACGGCAAACCGCTGGTCTATCTCGACAACGCCGCAACCAGCCAGGCCCCGCAGGCGGTAATCGACGCCATGAACCGGTTTTATCTGGAATACCGCTCCAACGTTCACCGCGGCGTCTATCATTTAAGCGAGCGGGCCACCGAGGCTTATGAAGGGACGAGGGTTAAGGTACGAAAATTTTTAAACGTCGCGTCCGACCGTGAAATCGTTTTCACCCGCGGCGCCACCGAGTCGATCAATCTTGTCGCCCATTCTTACGGTCGAAAATTCTTGAGGGAAGGGGATGAAATCGTCATCTCGCACATGGAGCATCACTCGAATATCGTCCCCTGGCAACTGGTCTGCGGGATGACCGGCGCCGTCCTGAAGGTCATTCCCATCAACGACCGGGGAGAGTTGATTTGGGAAGAGTTTGAAAAACTTCTCGGACCCAAAACGCGGTTTGTCTCGATTGTCCATGTCTCGAATTCCCTCGGGACGATCAATCCGGTGAAGCGGATCATCGACCGGGCCCACGAGATCGGCGCCAAAGTGCTCCTCGACGGGGCACAGGCGGTCTCCCATATGCGGGTGGATGCGCAAAAACTCGATTGCGATTTTTTCGCCTTTTCGGGCCACAAGCTTTTCGGCGCCACCGGCACCGGCGTCCTGTACGGCAAATCGGAGCTTCTAAACGCGATGCCGCCGTATCAGGGAGGGGGCGACATGATAAAACTGGTGACATTTGAGAAGACAACCTGGAACGATCTCCCCCTGAAATTCGAGGCGGGAACGCCGAATATCGCCGGCTTCATCGGCCTTGGGGCGGCCATCGATTATCTGGAAGAGCTCGATTTCGAGGCGGCGATCCGGCATGAACGGGAACTTTTGGTCTATGGCACGAAAGTCCTTTCCACAATCCCCCGCCTGAAACTCATCGGCACCGCCGAAAACAAGACGGGCATTTTTTCGTTTGTTCTGGAGAACATTCACCCGCACGACGTGGCGACAATTCTGGATCGCGAGGGGATCGCCATCCGCGCCGGCCATCACTGCACCCAGCCGGTGATGCAAAGGTTCAATATTCCCGCCACCTCCCGCGCCTCGCTGGCGTTTTACAACACAAAGGAGGAGATTGACGCGTTGGCGAGGGGGATTTACAAGGTGTTGGAAATATTCAAATGA